One genomic segment of Chitinophaga sancti includes these proteins:
- a CDS encoding ABC transporter permease encodes MQFRDIFSLAYRSVSANRLRAGLTISIIAFGIMALVGILTATESMKNSIYSNFASMGANSFSIQNRALRIFMGGGPDAKKSDKKKKKVKTSNSNIPITWEEAKDFKRRFSFPSTVSVSVTASGAATIYKGESKTNPNVQVLGGDENYLEFSNYKLKEGRNFNQLDMETGRNVAILGTDVAKKLYGDGMKNVINSNIRVGNVRYRVIGLLEPKGNSGFMSADKVVITTVTNTRRVYGGNTMTYNIGVSVKDINRMDAAVGEATGLFRIVRHLHLNEEENFYISKSDSIGEMLFNSLGFVAIAAAIIGVITLFGSAIGLTNIMLVSVAERTREIGVNKALGATRQVIRRQFVYESIIISVLGGALGVLLGMLVGNVVSLLLHTSFVIPWFWIFMGISLCAGVGLMAGIFPAIKASKLDPIIALRYE; translated from the coding sequence ATGCAATTCCGTGACATATTTTCCCTCGCCTACCGTTCTGTCAGCGCGAATAGATTACGCGCAGGGCTTACTATTTCCATCATCGCATTTGGAATTATGGCCCTGGTGGGCATTCTGACTGCTACTGAAAGTATGAAGAACAGTATCTACTCCAACTTTGCCAGTATGGGGGCGAACAGTTTCTCTATTCAGAACAGGGCGTTGCGTATTTTCATGGGGGGAGGCCCGGATGCAAAGAAGAGTGACAAGAAGAAAAAGAAGGTAAAAACATCGAATAGCAATATCCCTATTACATGGGAGGAAGCGAAAGATTTCAAGCGCCGTTTTTCATTCCCCTCCACCGTGAGCGTATCTGTTACAGCCAGTGGTGCAGCTACCATTTACAAGGGAGAAAGCAAGACCAATCCAAATGTACAGGTATTAGGCGGAGATGAAAATTACCTGGAGTTTTCCAATTATAAATTGAAAGAGGGCAGAAACTTTAATCAATTAGATATGGAAACCGGGCGGAATGTCGCTATATTGGGAACCGATGTAGCAAAGAAACTGTATGGAGACGGAATGAAAAATGTGATTAACAGCAATATCCGTGTGGGCAATGTACGTTACAGAGTGATAGGGTTGCTGGAACCAAAAGGGAACAGTGGTTTTATGAGTGCTGACAAAGTAGTGATTACCACTGTGACGAACACGAGAAGAGTATATGGAGGTAACACGATGACCTATAATATAGGCGTGTCAGTGAAAGATATAAACCGAATGGATGCCGCTGTGGGAGAGGCTACCGGCTTATTCCGAATAGTGAGGCACCTGCATCTGAATGAAGAAGAGAATTTTTATATCAGCAAGAGTGACAGTATAGGTGAAATGTTGTTTAACAGCCTTGGCTTTGTGGCCATTGCCGCTGCTATCATAGGGGTCATTACCCTGTTCGGTTCTGCGATTGGATTGACGAATATTATGCTGGTATCTGTTGCAGAGCGCACACGTGAGATTGGTGTGAACAAAGCACTGGGTGCTACGCGACAGGTGATTCGCAGGCAGTTTGTATATGAGTCAATCATCATCAGTGTACTGGGTGGCGCCTTAGGGGTGTTGCTGGGTATGCTGGTAGGCAACGTGGTATCATTGCTATTGCATACAAGTTTTGTGATACCCTGGTTCTGGATCTTTATGGGTATCAGCCTGTGTGCCGGCGTTGGTCTGATGGCAGGTATATTCCCTGCTATCAAGGCTTCTAAACTCGACCCTATTATTGCACTCCGATATGAATAA
- a CDS encoding gluconate:H+ symporter — MSILLLVLLVAGLRLNTFIAFLVVCLFMGLALRMDIHTITQSITTGIGKTLGGLVSIIVFGSMLGKLVAESGAAQRIANGLMHLFGRKYIQWSLMLTGFIVGIPLFYNIGFVLMVPLIFTVAARTKLPAVYLGIPMLASLSVTHGYLPPHPSPTALVGAFGANMGMTLMYGLIVAIPAIIAAGPIFSRFLRGYKQEPAALFHIEPIPDEKLPGMAESLFAALLPVILLAGTTIIKLVGHGVWVKIADWLGDPIIVMLIAVLNGIYLLGLKRGLSMKTVMKSLDESIKDVSPIILIIGGSGALTQMLMDSKVSDIIAQGMMSTHMNPLLLAWSLAALVRVAVGSATIAGLTTAAMLGPMVGTLGVNPCLMVLATGAGSLMFSHVNDGGFWLFKEYFNLSVKDTFKTWSVMETIVSVVGLIGCLILSIFVH, encoded by the coding sequence ATGTCAATCCTGCTACTGGTATTGCTGGTGGCGGGGTTAAGGCTCAACACATTCATAGCTTTCCTGGTCGTGTGTTTGTTCATGGGTTTAGCCCTGAGGATGGATATCCATACAATCACACAATCTATTACTACCGGCATTGGCAAGACCCTGGGTGGGTTGGTCTCCATCATAGTATTTGGCAGTATGTTGGGTAAACTGGTGGCTGAAAGTGGCGCTGCGCAAAGAATTGCGAATGGATTAATGCACCTATTCGGGCGAAAGTATATTCAATGGTCTTTAATGCTGACGGGGTTCATTGTAGGAATTCCGTTGTTTTATAATATTGGTTTTGTGCTGATGGTGCCGCTGATCTTTACGGTGGCAGCGCGCACAAAACTGCCTGCGGTATATTTGGGAATACCTATGCTGGCATCGTTGTCAGTAACACATGGTTACCTGCCTCCGCATCCTTCGCCTACTGCACTGGTGGGTGCTTTTGGCGCCAATATGGGCATGACGCTCATGTATGGACTGATCGTAGCTATTCCTGCTATTATTGCGGCAGGACCTATCTTTAGCCGCTTTTTAAGGGGGTATAAACAGGAGCCTGCTGCGCTGTTTCATATAGAACCTATTCCGGATGAGAAATTGCCGGGTATGGCAGAGAGTTTGTTCGCTGCATTGCTGCCGGTGATTTTGCTGGCAGGAACGACGATTATAAAGTTAGTTGGGCACGGTGTATGGGTGAAAATTGCTGATTGGTTAGGCGATCCGATTATCGTAATGCTGATCGCTGTATTGAATGGTATTTACCTGTTAGGATTGAAGAGAGGATTGAGCATGAAAACGGTGATGAAATCATTGGATGAATCGATTAAGGATGTGTCTCCTATTATCCTCATCATCGGTGGTTCCGGCGCATTGACGCAAATGCTAATGGATAGCAAGGTGAGCGATATTATTGCGCAGGGGATGATGAGTACACACATGAATCCTTTGCTGCTGGCGTGGAGCCTGGCAGCGTTGGTAAGAGTGGCAGTAGGATCAGCTACGATTGCAGGATTGACCACGGCAGCCATGTTAGGTCCTATGGTAGGAACACTGGGTGTAAATCCATGTTTGATGGTATTAGCTACAGGAGCCGGCAGTCTCATGTTTAGTCATGTGAACGATGGCGGCTTTTGGTTGTTTAAGGAGTATTTTAATTTATCAGTAAAGGATACCTTTAAGACGTGGTCTGTGATGGAGACGATTGTGAGTGTGGTGGGATTAATAGGGTGTTTGATATTAAGCATTTTTGTACATTAA